A genomic stretch from Candidatus Bathyarchaeia archaeon includes:
- a CDS encoding radical SAM protein: MLDKKIEKVRVSVGSAIVLGLIRGVVDAEPTTLYLLTYTEGRCLANCAFCPQARTSTARTDMLSRVIWPAFNVMDVIRCINKVFGEGKIKRVCIQALNYPGVQDDIIYLAARIRSESNVPISVSCQPIKREEMVTLAKIGVERIGIALDAVTEEIFSKVKGEMANGPYRWSLHLNALKDAIEIFGRGKVTTHLIAGLGENDEEFISMMQRCVDMGIYPAVFAFTPISRTRMAAHPKPSIEYYRRIQVAHYLITHGIKRFEDMKFRDGQIIDFGLSRDELKRIILSGEPFMTSGCPGCNRPYYNEDPKGPIYNYPRKPTLKEISEIQRQMGMV, from the coding sequence GTGTTAGATAAGAAAATTGAGAAAGTTAGGGTATCCGTGGGTTCAGCTATAGTTCTAGGCTTAATTAGGGGCGTTGTTGATGCTGAACCTACAACGCTATATTTACTCACTTATACTGAGGGACGATGCTTAGCGAACTGCGCATTCTGTCCTCAAGCAAGAACAAGTACAGCGCGAACAGACATGCTTTCAAGGGTTATATGGCCAGCCTTTAATGTTATGGATGTTATTAGATGCATCAATAAAGTCTTTGGTGAGGGAAAAATAAAACGTGTATGTATTCAAGCGTTGAATTATCCAGGTGTGCAGGATGACATAATTTATTTAGCGGCTAGAATTCGTTCCGAATCCAATGTTCCAATATCCGTTTCATGCCAACCTATTAAACGTGAAGAAATGGTTACCCTAGCTAAAATTGGCGTTGAAAGGATCGGCATAGCCTTAGATGCTGTTACAGAAGAAATTTTTTCTAAGGTTAAGGGTGAAATGGCTAATGGACCATATAGATGGAGCCTTCACTTAAACGCGTTAAAAGATGCTATTGAGATTTTTGGAAGAGGAAAAGTTACCACACACCTCATAGCTGGTTTAGGAGAAAACGATGAAGAATTTATTTCAATGATGCAAAGATGCGTGGACATGGGCATTTATCCAGCGGTTTTTGCATTTACACCTATATCTAGAACAAGAATGGCTGCTCATCCAAAACCCTCCATAGAATATTACCGTAGAATTCAAGTAGCCCACTACTTGATAACACATGGCATAAAACGTTTTGAGGATATGAAATTTAGGGATGGACAAATAATTGATTTCGGTCTCTCAAGGGATGAGCTAAAGAGAATAATTCTTTCAGGTGAACCATTTATGACTTCTGGATGTCCGGGTTGTAATAGACCCTACTATAATGAGGATCCTAAAGGTCCAATCTACAATTATCCTCGAAAACCCACCCTAAAAGAAATATCTGAGATCCAAAGGCAAATGGGTATGGTTTGA
- a CDS encoding DUF2148 domain-containing protein, whose amino-acid sequence MSPKISSDEGEKEAILTVARLMQVAAKTAPKALGADDVLTLLIYGEEKNAVAEEMNKIASERNADLFRRDAKNVMDSDAILLIGVRGGKSLGTNCGACGYGSCKEFEETQKKRGQDFIGPTCIFKALELGISLGSAVKIASILNVDNRIMYRIGAAAMRMGLIPEATVIMGIPLSAKSKNIYFDRRWP is encoded by the coding sequence TTGAGTCCAAAAATTAGTAGTGATGAGGGTGAGAAAGAGGCAATTCTTACAGTTGCAAGACTTATGCAGGTTGCCGCAAAAACGGCTCCGAAGGCATTGGGTGCGGATGATGTTCTCACGCTACTAATCTATGGGGAAGAAAAGAATGCCGTAGCCGAGGAGATGAATAAAATCGCCAGCGAAAGAAATGCTGACCTATTTAGGCGTGACGCCAAGAATGTTATGGATTCAGACGCTATTCTTCTAATAGGTGTTAGGGGAGGAAAAAGCCTTGGAACAAACTGCGGTGCATGCGGATATGGAAGCTGTAAAGAATTTGAGGAGACTCAGAAAAAACGTGGACAGGACTTTATAGGTCCAACATGCATCTTTAAAGCTTTAGAGCTTGGGATATCCTTGGGCTCAGCGGTAAAGATAGCTAGCATACTAAACGTTGACAATAGGATAATGTATAGGATCGGTGCGGCAGCGATGAGGATGGGATTGATTCCTGAAGCAACAGTTATCATGGGCATACCGCTCTCAGCGAAGAGCAAAAACATATATTTTGATAGAAGATGGCCATGA
- a CDS encoding transaldolase family protein yields MKIFIDSAEIEEIKRACEWGIIDGATTNPSLIKKAVDKRHGKITMEDYIKEILRTVPGPVSLEVIAVKADEMVEQAKLLYEKFSPYGEVVIKIPVNPSLGDDGLDFDGLRAIKQLSKQGIPVNCTLVMTPEQALLAAKAGATYVSPFAGRIDDYIRTKMGMRIGVDFKKGDYFDYDLICKIRDLKLNETILGHKSISETYKNQDVMSIIHTSQDNGIISGVDLVAKIVKIYRNYGYKTQVIASSIRNARQVREIAEVGVDIATLPFEVILEMVRHYKTLEGMRDFMADVVPQYEEIFKRK; encoded by the coding sequence TTGAAGATTTTTATTGACTCTGCTGAAATTGAGGAGATTAAGCGGGCTTGTGAGTGGGGTATTATAGATGGTGCCACAACTAATCCATCATTGATTAAGAAAGCGGTTGATAAGAGGCATGGAAAAATCACTATGGAAGACTATATTAAGGAGATTCTTAGGACTGTTCCCGGACCAGTAAGCTTGGAAGTTATTGCGGTTAAAGCTGACGAGATGGTTGAGCAGGCTAAATTACTTTACGAAAAGTTCAGTCCATATGGTGAGGTCGTTATTAAAATACCAGTGAACCCAAGCTTGGGAGATGATGGATTAGATTTCGATGGATTAAGAGCTATAAAACAATTAAGTAAGCAAGGTATACCAGTAAACTGTACATTAGTTATGACTCCGGAGCAGGCGCTTTTAGCGGCTAAGGCTGGAGCAACATATGTAAGCCCGTTCGCTGGCAGAATAGATGATTACATTAGAACAAAGATGGGTATGAGAATAGGTGTAGATTTTAAGAAAGGAGACTACTTCGACTATGATTTAATTTGTAAAATAAGAGATTTGAAGCTAAATGAAACCATATTAGGGCATAAATCAATATCCGAAACCTACAAAAATCAAGATGTAATGAGCATAATTCATACAAGCCAAGATAACGGTATTATTAGTGGAGTAGATTTAGTTGCGAAAATAGTTAAAATCTATAGGAATTATGGATATAAGACGCAAGTCATCGCATCCAGTATTAGGAACGCTAGGCAGGTTAGAGAGATCGCCGAAGTCGGCGTGGATATAGCGACCTTACCATTTGAAGTAATATTAGAGATGGTCAGACATTATAAGACGCTAGAGGGAATGCGCGACTTCATGGCGGACGTTGTACCCCAATATGAAGAGATATTTAAACGCAAATAA